A genomic region of Rhodomicrobium lacus contains the following coding sequences:
- the ykgO gene encoding type B 50S ribosomal protein L36, whose translation MKIKNSIKTLRTRHRDNRVVRRRGRLYIINKKVRRYKARQG comes from the coding sequence ATGAAGATCAAGAATTCAATCAAGACGCTTCGCACGCGCCATCGCGACAATCGCGTCGTTCGCCGCCGTGGCCGCCTCTATATCATCAACAAGAAGGTCCGCCGCTACAAGGCTCGCCAGGGTTGA
- the hemW gene encoding radical SAM family heme chaperone HemW — MRSPTAPTLLPLSRPPSSPRSEVRAAEPLAVYVHWPFCEKKCPYCDFNSHAARSIDEARWLAAILRELETYADETAGQPVASVFFGGGTPSLMQARTAGTVLDRIAALWPVSESCEITLEANPSSVEASRFAGYRAAGVNRISLGIQSLDDGALKALGRIHDAAEARAALGIAARTFDRMSFDLIYARPGQTLDAWRAELAEAFSFARGHLSLYQLTVEPETAFFALQRRGRLRLPEAELAAEFYALTQELCEAAGLRAYEVSNHAAPGEESRHNLAYWRYRDYLGVGPGAHGRYCGASGRKIATAALKSPLAWAEKVEALGHGREEHVELSARDEAEEAVLMGLRLSEGLDARRMEARTGFRPAASVIEMLEGEALIVRGDGRIITTAAGRLVLNAVVEAVASSLETI, encoded by the coding sequence ATGCGATCTCCCACCGCGCCAACGCTTTTGCCGCTTTCAAGGCCGCCCTCGTCTCCCCGCTCTGAGGTGCGCGCCGCCGAGCCGCTTGCGGTCTACGTTCACTGGCCTTTCTGCGAAAAGAAATGCCCGTACTGCGATTTCAATTCCCACGCCGCCCGCAGCATCGATGAAGCCCGCTGGCTTGCCGCAATCCTGCGCGAGCTTGAGACTTATGCGGACGAAACCGCCGGCCAACCGGTCGCGAGCGTCTTTTTCGGCGGCGGCACGCCATCGCTGATGCAGGCGCGAACAGCCGGCACGGTGCTCGACCGCATCGCGGCGCTGTGGCCGGTCTCCGAAAGCTGCGAAATCACCCTCGAAGCGAACCCGTCGAGCGTCGAGGCGAGCCGCTTCGCGGGCTATCGCGCGGCGGGGGTGAACCGCATTTCGCTCGGCATCCAGTCTCTCGACGATGGGGCGCTGAAAGCGCTTGGCCGTATCCACGACGCCGCCGAAGCGCGCGCCGCGCTCGGCATCGCCGCCCGCACCTTCGATCGCATGAGCTTTGACCTGATCTACGCGCGCCCCGGCCAGACGCTCGACGCCTGGCGCGCGGAACTGGCGGAGGCGTTTTCCTTCGCCAGGGGCCATCTCTCGCTCTACCAGCTCACGGTCGAACCCGAGACGGCTTTCTTCGCGTTGCAACGCCGTGGACGGCTGCGCCTTCCCGAGGCGGAACTCGCGGCCGAGTTCTATGCGCTCACGCAGGAGCTTTGCGAGGCGGCGGGGCTTCGCGCCTATGAAGTCTCCAACCACGCGGCGCCCGGCGAGGAAAGCCGCCACAACCTCGCTTATTGGCGCTATCGCGATTATCTCGGCGTGGGGCCCGGCGCGCACGGGCGATATTGCGGGGCGTCAGGGCGCAAGATCGCCACGGCGGCGCTGAAGTCGCCGCTCGCATGGGCGGAGAAAGTGGAAGCGTTGGGGCATGGCCGCGAGGAGCATGTCGAGCTTTCAGCCCGCGATGAAGCCGAAGAGGCGGTGCTGATGGGGCTTCGCCTCAGCGAGGGCCTGGACGCCCGCCGAATGGAGGCGCGGACCGGGTTTCGCCCCGCCGCATCCGTGATCGAGATGCTCGAAGGCGAGGCGCTGATTGTGCGCGGGGATGGCCGCATCATCACAACGGCGGCGGGCCGCCTCGTGCTGAACGCCGTGGTCGAGGCCGTCGCGTCGAGCCTCGAAACGATTTGA
- the gshB gene encoding glutathione synthase, producing MRLKTGVQMDPIEKINIRGDSTFALLLEAQNRHHSIFYYTPDRLVLREGRAFAEGHELRVHDIEGAHFELGPRQKLALDELDVIHLRQDPPFDMAYITTTHILDSVHPKTLVVNDPTSVRNAPEKLFVTQFPDLMPPTLIARTLDDVTAFREEFGDIIVKPLYGNGGAAVFRIKPDDTNTGSLVELFQTVFREPFVVQRYLPDVRAGDKRIILVDGEPVGAINRVPAANETRSNMHVGGRPEATALTPRERDICAAIGPELKRRGLIFVGIDVIGDYLTEINVTSPTGIREVKRFGGADIAALIWDVVEEKVCSAKVP from the coding sequence ATGCGTCTGAAAACCGGGGTCCAGATGGACCCGATCGAGAAAATCAACATCAGGGGCGATTCGACTTTCGCGCTCCTTCTCGAAGCGCAGAACCGCCATCACTCCATCTTTTATTATACGCCGGATCGACTCGTGCTGCGCGAAGGCCGCGCCTTTGCCGAAGGGCATGAACTGCGTGTGCACGATATCGAGGGCGCGCATTTCGAACTCGGCCCAAGGCAGAAGCTTGCGCTCGACGAACTCGACGTGATCCACCTGCGGCAAGACCCGCCGTTCGACATGGCTTACATCACGACAACGCACATCCTCGACAGCGTCCATCCGAAGACGCTCGTGGTGAACGACCCGACGAGCGTCCGCAACGCGCCGGAAAAGCTGTTCGTCACGCAGTTCCCCGACCTCATGCCGCCCACTCTCATTGCGCGCACGCTCGACGATGTCACCGCGTTCCGGGAAGAGTTCGGAGACATCATCGTCAAGCCGCTCTACGGCAATGGCGGCGCGGCGGTGTTCCGGATCAAGCCGGATGACACGAACACGGGCTCGCTCGTGGAGCTGTTCCAGACTGTGTTCCGCGAACCTTTCGTCGTGCAGCGCTACCTTCCCGACGTGCGGGCGGGCGACAAGCGCATCATCCTCGTCGACGGCGAGCCGGTGGGCGCAATCAACCGGGTACCAGCGGCAAACGAAACGCGCTCCAACATGCATGTGGGCGGCCGTCCCGAAGCGACGGCGCTGACGCCGCGCGAGCGCGATATCTGCGCCGCCATCGGCCCTGAACTGAAAAGGCGCGGTCTCATTTTCGTCGGCATCGACGTCATCGGCGACTATCTCACCGAGATCAACGTCACGTCTCCAACCGGCATCCGCGAGGTGAAACGCTTCGGCGGAGCCGACATCGCGGCGCTGATATGGGATGTTGTGGAAGAGAAGGTTTGTTCCGCTAAAGTTCCTTGA
- the rdgB gene encoding RdgB/HAM1 family non-canonical purine NTP pyrophosphatase: MTSLTLKHGDCLVIATHNKGKVREFEDLCAPIGVSVVSSAALGLPEPEETGTTFAENASLKAVATAVATGKIALADDSGLAVDALDGAPGIYSARWAGESRDFGAAMRKVEAELGARGATAPEARRARFVCVLCLANPAGEVQFFEGTVAGHLVWPPRGTNGFGYDPMFVADGRDLTFGEMDPAAKHAISHRANAFAAFKAALVSPL; this comes from the coding sequence TTGACCAGCCTTACGCTGAAACACGGCGATTGCCTCGTCATCGCGACGCACAACAAGGGCAAGGTTCGCGAGTTCGAAGACCTGTGCGCGCCGATAGGCGTGAGCGTGGTCTCGTCGGCTGCGCTTGGCTTGCCGGAGCCGGAAGAGACGGGCACGACCTTCGCGGAAAACGCGAGCTTGAAGGCTGTGGCGACCGCTGTCGCGACAGGCAAGATTGCGCTCGCCGACGATTCGGGGCTGGCCGTCGACGCGCTCGACGGAGCGCCGGGCATCTATTCGGCGCGCTGGGCGGGCGAGTCTCGCGATTTCGGGGCTGCCATGAGGAAGGTCGAGGCCGAGCTTGGCGCTCGCGGCGCGACCGCGCCCGAAGCACGCCGCGCGCGCTTCGTTTGCGTCCTTTGTCTTGCCAATCCGGCGGGCGAGGTCCAATTCTTCGAGGGAACCGTCGCGGGCCATCTTGTGTGGCCGCCGCGCGGAACGAACGGTTTCGGCTACGATCCCATGTTCGTCGCCGATGGCCGCGATCTGACCTTCGGCGAAATGGACCCGGCCGCGAAACATGCGATCTCCCACCGCGCCAACGCTTTTGCCGCTTTCAAGGCCGCCCTCGTCTCCCCGCTCTGA
- a CDS encoding YraN family protein, producing MIAASHARGAPTSYKVGVAAEKRARQLLEAKSYRIIAERYKTKGGEIDLVAQRGDHLAFVEVKCRRTQDEAAYAVLPRQQARIATAAEVFLGENPGLSHDSASFDVILVSPTQGLSHIEQAFLA from the coding sequence ATGATCGCAGCCAGCCATGCCAGGGGTGCGCCAACCTCCTACAAGGTCGGCGTCGCCGCAGAAAAACGCGCGAGGCAGCTTCTCGAGGCGAAGAGCTATCGAATTATCGCGGAGCGTTACAAGACCAAGGGCGGCGAGATCGACCTCGTGGCCCAGCGCGGGGATCATCTCGCTTTCGTGGAAGTGAAGTGCCGCCGCACGCAGGATGAAGCGGCCTACGCGGTGCTGCCTCGACAGCAGGCGCGGATTGCGACCGCCGCCGAAGTTTTTCTCGGAGAGAACCCGGGGCTTTCTCATGACTCCGCCAGTTTCGACGTCATTCTGGTGAGCCCGACGCAGGGCCTTTCGCATATCGAGCAAGCCTTTCTTGCCTAA
- a CDS encoding penicillin-binding protein activator produces MKLTSEHAFARSRIFLGFAFLIVCLGLTACSVGGTGSGSLATSTPPRGAPAGGTVKVALLLPLTGNVNAQQVAKAMKQAGELALFDFDKPNVQLIPKDTRGTPDGARRAADEAIRDGAELIIGPLFANEVTAVAPVAQAARVPVLAFSSDRNVAGNGVYLLSFVAGSDVPRMVSYAAANGKKRFAALFPQNDYGRIVEQAFNRAVQANGGQVVLTKSFPPEANGMLASVKELAPLAKKGAAPQVDAIFVPAGGDTLPSLAPLFPYYEMDTQAVKMIGLSGWDYVGVGKEAALQGGWFPAPDPKGWEDFTRRYSETYGEMPPRLASLSYDAVSLAISLSNNPPERRFASSELMRASGFNGVDGLFRLRADGTAERGFAIMEVRSTGNQTIDPAPASFGTAVAQY; encoded by the coding sequence ATGAAACTAACGAGTGAACACGCCTTCGCGCGATCCCGCATCTTTCTCGGATTCGCTTTTCTGATCGTGTGCCTGGGGCTCACCGCTTGTTCGGTCGGCGGCACCGGGAGCGGCAGTCTGGCAACCTCGACGCCGCCGCGCGGCGCACCGGCAGGCGGCACGGTGAAGGTGGCGCTGCTTCTGCCGCTCACGGGCAACGTGAACGCGCAGCAGGTTGCCAAGGCCATGAAGCAGGCGGGCGAACTCGCGCTCTTCGATTTCGACAAGCCGAATGTCCAGCTCATTCCCAAGGATACGCGGGGAACGCCGGACGGTGCGCGCCGGGCGGCGGATGAGGCCATCAGGGACGGCGCCGAACTCATCATTGGCCCGCTGTTCGCCAACGAGGTGACAGCGGTTGCGCCCGTGGCCCAAGCCGCCCGTGTGCCGGTGCTCGCCTTTTCGAGCGACCGCAACGTTGCCGGAAACGGCGTCTATCTCCTCAGCTTCGTCGCGGGCAGCGACGTGCCGCGCATGGTGTCCTACGCCGCCGCGAACGGAAAGAAGCGCTTCGCCGCCTTGTTCCCGCAAAACGACTATGGCCGTATCGTCGAGCAGGCGTTCAATCGCGCCGTGCAGGCGAATGGCGGGCAGGTGGTGCTGACGAAGTCTTTCCCGCCCGAAGCGAACGGCATGCTGGCCTCGGTGAAAGAACTTGCGCCGCTCGCGAAGAAGGGGGCCGCGCCGCAGGTCGATGCGATCTTTGTGCCCGCGGGTGGCGACACACTGCCTTCGCTCGCGCCGCTTTTCCCCTATTACGAGATGGATACGCAGGCAGTGAAGATGATCGGCCTGTCGGGCTGGGATTATGTCGGCGTCGGCAAGGAGGCTGCCTTGCAGGGCGGATGGTTCCCCGCGCCCGATCCGAAGGGCTGGGAGGATTTCACGCGCCGCTATTCCGAAACCTATGGGGAGATGCCGCCCCGGCTCGCAAGCCTTTCTTATGACGCCGTCAGCCTCGCGATCTCGCTCTCCAATAACCCACCTGAGCGGCGTTTCGCGTCCTCCGAGCTGATGCGCGCCAGCGGCTTCAACGGCGTCGACGGGCTGTTCCGTCTTCGCGCGGACGGCACAGCCGAACGCGGCTTCGCAATCATGGAAGTACGCTCGACCGGCAACCAGACCATTGATCCCGCGCCTGCAAGCTTCGGGACCGCCGTTGCGCAGTATTAG
- the rsmI gene encoding 16S rRNA (cytidine(1402)-2'-O)-methyltransferase — MTKRRAPKIPQTDAVGDETSTIGPERAAALLAAVSRQFERLDASPLDPGLYLVSTPIGNLSDISIRALFVLTSADRVYCEDTRHSRKLFSAFDIGRKLETYHDFSGEADRERIMNALREGKAIALISDAGTPLIADPGYKLVRDAAAEGIRVFPVPGASAILSALVASGLPTDRFFFGGFLPPKDGARLDALEAVRTVPGTLVFYETPSRIGAALAAIETVYPERTLAVARELTKLHETIMKGTARELAASFEVDPPQGEIVLLIAPGEAATATEADIESALRAALKTARLKEAVEDVSKGLGVARKTAYNLALKIKGEAS; from the coding sequence ATGACGAAGCGACGGGCGCCGAAAATTCCACAAACCGATGCAGTCGGCGACGAGACATCGACAATCGGGCCGGAACGCGCGGCGGCGCTTCTGGCCGCGGTGTCGCGGCAGTTTGAAAGGCTGGACGCCTCCCCTCTCGATCCCGGGCTGTACCTCGTTTCGACGCCCATCGGCAATCTTTCCGATATCTCGATCCGCGCTCTCTTTGTGCTGACATCCGCCGACCGGGTCTACTGCGAAGACACACGCCACAGCCGGAAGCTGTTTTCAGCGTTCGACATCGGCCGCAAGCTCGAAACCTATCACGACTTTTCAGGCGAGGCGGACCGCGAGCGCATAATGAACGCGCTGCGCGAAGGAAAGGCGATCGCGCTCATCTCGGACGCCGGCACGCCGCTCATCGCCGACCCTGGCTACAAGCTCGTGCGCGATGCAGCCGCCGAGGGTATACGCGTCTTTCCGGTGCCGGGCGCATCGGCGATCCTGTCGGCGCTCGTGGCGAGCGGGCTGCCGACCGACCGCTTCTTCTTCGGCGGTTTTCTGCCGCCGAAGGACGGCGCTCGGCTGGATGCTCTCGAAGCCGTGCGAACGGTGCCGGGGACACTCGTCTTCTATGAAACGCCCTCCCGCATCGGAGCCGCGCTCGCCGCAATCGAAACCGTCTATCCGGAAAGGACGCTCGCGGTCGCCCGCGAGCTGACGAAGCTGCATGAGACGATCATGAAGGGCACCGCGCGCGAGCTGGCGGCGTCCTTCGAAGTCGATCCGCCCCAGGGCGAAATCGTACTCCTCATCGCTCCCGGCGAAGCCGCGACCGCAACCGAAGCCGACATCGAAAGCGCGCTTCGCGCCGCCTTGAAGACGGCGAGGCTCAAGGAAGCTGTTGAAGACGTATCGAAAGGGCTTGGTGTCGCAAGGAAAACGGCCTACAACTTGGCATTGAAGATCAAGGGTGAGGCGTCATGA